The DNA region TAAGCCACCCATTACAACCCCAATGCTAaactgcaggaaatgcagcccaTCTTCAATCAGTTTTCGAAGGACCCAGGTAATTCTCACTCACCTTTTGGCTAATAAGCAGAGTACTGTGTGTGTTCCGCATAGGCCTCGGTCCCTGTCCCCGTCGAGGAATAGGTGGCATTGGTATGTCCGTAGTCATACGCGTAGGCGGCAGCATAGTCACCGGTGCTGTAGTTGCCACTGGTGTAGTCGGCGGTCGAGGTGGCAGTGGCATAGTTGCTGGTAGCGTAGTTGGCGCTGGCATAGTCTTGGGCGGCGTacctggcagcagcagcagcgtaGTCACTCGCAGAATATTCAGCAGTGGAGGTGGCTGTGCTGTAGTCAGAGTTAGTGGTGGCTGCAGCAGCGGCAGCAGCAGCGTACTCAGTAGCGGCGGTGGCGTAGTCGGTGATCGTTGACGCCATCGGCCGCCGGAGAGGGCTCCGGTCCCGGGCATAATAGGTCGGGGGTTGGCTTATAGAGCTCTGGCTGTACGCCTCCAAAGCTTTGGGCATGCGCTCCCTCATGGAAGAGCCATAGCCAGCCATTTGGGTGCCCCACCGGTCAGGGTACGGCTGGCCCACTGCTCCATAGGCCCCAGCCCGGTACTTCTCATAGTAGTCGACATACCGGCTGTCGTAAAAGGGCTGCTCCCCGTACCGGTGGTGCATGGCATAAGGGTCAAGGTAGTCGTGGGCAAATCCGATGGCTATCTCCTGCCGGTCTGTTGGGCACTCTTTAGACCAATGACCGTCTTTGCCACACCGGAAGCAGGTGTTCTTCTCACCCATCCCAGGTTGAATCCGCAGCCGGCTCTTGGACAGTTCAACATGGATCCGTTTACCTTTATCAAGGAAATAAACAAGATTCAAGACAATGTTCGTGGCTAATGattggacacaggtttaaggtcatTGGTAATAGTACTGGACAGAAAATGGGAACTGTGTATTTCTTTACCAAGCGAGctgctgtgatctggaatgttaCCTG from Mustelus asterias chromosome 8, sMusAst1.hap1.1, whole genome shotgun sequence includes:
- the LOC144496892 gene encoding RNA-binding protein 4B-like, giving the protein MVKIFVGNLPRPTTAEEIRALFEQYGEVSECDLIKNYGFVHMDNKEAAKEAIENLHHYKLHGVAINVEASKSLTKSSTKLHVGKVSSNCTSQELQAKFEEYGTVLECDIIKDYAFVHMERGEDAMAAIKGLDGTEFKGKRIHVELSKSRLRIQPGMGEKNTCFRCGKDGHWSKECPTDRQEIAIGFAHDYLDPYAMHHRYGEQPFYDSRYVDYYEKYRAGAYGAVGQPYPDRWGTQMAGYGSSMRERMPKALEAYSQSSISQPPTYYARDRSPLRRPMASTITDYATAATEYAAAAAAAATTNSDYSTATSTAEYSASDYAAAAARYAAQDYASANYATSNYATATSTADYTSGNYSTGDYAAAYAYDYGHTNATYSSTGTGTEAYAEHTQYSAY